The sequence TATCGATAGTTCGGGCACGACCCGAAGCTCTGTCTAGACCCCGGTTCGGCCGAATAGCGCAGCAATCCAGCCAGCATCAGGTCTAGACTACCCCAGAACCACCTTAGTAATGACGTTCGAGCTGACAAAATTTTTACCACCGTATCATAACGTTATTACATGGCCTGTGCAGGCTACAAAGCGACGAATCGTTTTGGTGGGATACCGGGCTACCATAGCAATGTAGGGTATGTGACGGTCTTGGGATTTCAACGTAATCGACCTATAATGCTCAATTCACGTGATAGTAAATTAGGCACGTAAAAGAGACATTGCGATGGTAGTTGCCATCCGCGTTAGATAGTGCCATATAGTGTTTTCGGTCACTGGGTACAGATGAGGATGGCTGGTACGGTACGTCAGGAATGTTTCCATACACTCTTCCACAATAGTTGGGAGattttcttcatcttctgttTCCTCGCAATGATATTCAGAATATAAATTCATCTTACGAGTCCAACCACTCACTAATTGTAGTGTTGCTGAGGTAGCGGAGTTCTGGCTCAGACAACGGGTCGGAGATGGGCaatttggtgttgatgccatCGACTGCCCACTCAAGCGTTTAGGAAGCGGAATACTAACGTTCCTTGTCTGGACCGGTGCAATAACTACCCGTGAAACTTGTTAATAATTCATACAGGCTGACCTTGATGAATTAAAACGCCAATCGCGTGAGTGCGCACAGCTCTCATGTGTCTTTCCCAACAGGCCTCGGCAATGCCAAAGAAGCAGTCAAAGAGAGAACAAATGCTCTTCATGCGACTACTGAAACAGCCCGCTTGTTTATTAATCTTTGTCGAATCACGGATGGATACGATTGTGCGATTTCGGCGCAAGCCACTTCGGCAAAGAGGTTTGCCCGTGTCCGGGGACGCGGTTATCATTTATACCGTGTCGTCGGTCAAATTATTTAACTATTCCGATTTGTGACCCCATTCAGCATCTTGAGGCACTCTTGTCTGTAATATTTATTCCCTTAACGGCTCGATGAGAAGTTCAAATACTCATCATGGTCTATCTCGTAGAGAGTGAAAGTCTTGAGTCTCGGATTGCTGTTAGTATCCGAGATTCCGGTGGCCGATATGATATCCCGACCCTCTTGATTCGTAGGTAGTCAATAAAGGCTTATAACCGCCAAATTTACTTCAAGGTGGCCATTTATCCGCCCTCCAATTCGTCACGAATCTTTGCATCTCACGTGATACCAACTATCTTGAACACATTTTGCTTCTTTCTAACCATGTTGGGAACCACCCTTTCTGTAGTGCTCGCTGAAAGGCCGACCGGTAACATTATTCCTGGCCAAACCTTTAAGCAGAAGTCTCTTCCATCCCAGACCGAGGATGACTTGAAAGCTGGCGAGATACTCGTGAAAACCCTCTACCTGGGTCTCGAGCCGGCGATGCGAGCATGGCTCATGGGTATAGTATCCCAAATCAAGAGGTAAATCCATATGGCTGACAAGGATTCTCTAGATGTCGATACTTATTTCCCAGCTGTCAAGATTGGAGAGGTCATGCGCGGTTTCGTTCTCGCTCGAGTTATTGCGTCAAAGAACTCGCAGATCGAGGTCGGCGATACTGTCCTCTCTGATCAAGTGGGGTGGCGCGAGGAAGCCATCCTCAAAGAAGAACAATTCCAGAAAGCACCGGAGCTAGGACCCGGCTCCGAAATAACCGATCTTCTGGGTATCTACCATTGGACTGGACTGACTGCCTACTTTGGACTCAACAAAATCGGCCAGCCAAAGCCGGGGGAGACTGTCGTTATTTCAGGCGCGGCCGGCGCCACGGGAAGTGTCGCTGGGCAGATCGCTAAGATTGCTGGGGCCAGGGTCGTGGGTATCGTTGGGAGTGACGAAAAGTGCGAATGGATCAAGGAACTAGGGTTCGACGTAGCCCTGAACTACAAAGACCCGGACTTCAAGAGTCAGTTTGAGGAGGCTACTCCGGATCTCATTGATGTCTTTTTCGACAACGGTAAGAATTCTCCGATCACCATGGCCCGCAAGAAAATCGTTTTAACATTAATCATAAGTCGGAGGAGAGATCCTAGATCTGGCCCTCTCGAGAGCCAATCTCTTTTCTCGTTTTGTCATGTCGGGGGCAATCAGTCAATACAACTCGGCATCGCCCACTGGCCCCAAGGTATGTACCATGGATGCCATCATAACTCAAGGATTTGGCCCCTCTAACGGACTCGCTAGAACTTGGTATGGGCGTCAGTTAAGCGTATCAGGCAAGTTCAAAACTTGATACTCAAGGCAATAGCTAACCTTTCTAGATTGCAAGGATTCATCGTCGTTGACTACGCGGGCGAATTTGACGATGCCAGACGCCAAATCGCCCAGTGGATCGCGGATGGAAAAATCCGCACAAGAGCGACCGTTATTGATGGTGGCCTGAAGGTTGCTGAAGAGGCTTTGCGAGGACTATTCAGCGGCACTAACACGGGTAAGTGGCCCACCTTAAGCTGTCGGCTATCGTGTTTTAATAACCTCAAAATAAGGAAAACTACTGGTTCGATTCTAAAGTGCACATTCTACGGCTTTGTTCTATGGTTGCGTCGGGCGCTCTCCACAGTTCAATGGACACCATAAACCAAGCCAGATGGTTCACGACGCCAGAAAGCAGGCCCTTGGGTCTAGTACTTGACTATGACTTTAAAAACAAGAcataaaaatatactaagaatgTTAAAAGACTATTAAAACGTCTAATATTCATCGATACTGTCCAATAACTCTTATCTTATGAATTTATTCCATTCGTTTCGCTGCTCAAGAGAAGATAGTGGTGGCATGCGAAGAATGGTCCGGAAAGTGCGGTCAGTCCGGATGTTCGGACATTCCGGATTGTGCTGGAGAGTCCGAAAGTCCGGCCAAGTGCTCACCTTCCCCCTCTTGGCTCTCCAGTTGGTGGGTTACCAATCACTCTTATCAGAACCGTTCAACCGGTTGCAAGCCACTACTGCAGGCCTTCACACATGATTCTTTTAGGATCTTGATGGTTTTAACTTCCGAGATTCCCTTGTCCAGCAACTTGTAAGCGAGGTGGGAGATTGCACATCAAGAAGGAATGGGTTCTCAGAAGCGCAGCCTCAGCTTGTATTTCTCACCTCAACTCATGTTTTTGATCTTAAAGGATAGTCAAGTGATCGCCTAAGCCATCCTTTCATCATCAGAGATCAATGAAGAGATCGACCGCTCCGTAACATCTCTCGTGTGGGCCTTCCGTTTCGAGACCACCTAGCCGATATCTGCGAGGGCATTCCGGGTTACCCACAAGCAAACGCGGTAAGCCATCTAACTGGCCAACCCCACAATGGTTCTAACGTACCTTATCTGCGGTTTCCTAGGTTGGGGCAGGTCACGATCCAGGGAGGGGTTGAGGCTTTGACGTACAGGTATTTTCAGAGTGGATTTCACATACATATAAGGCAGATCCCATTGCTAGACACTTCTTTCTTCCTTGTTCTTCCACATCTTGCTCGAACTTGGTTTCTGGCAACATGACGTTTCGATTACCCAACACAGATACCTATCACACACTCTTGGCCGCTGCCATTGCAGCCTGCATTTTCGTGGGGCTTGTGTATCTGTTGTGGGAGAAAGGGAATGTGAGTTTCATTCAAGCTTTGAGTTAGCTTGCGAACGTCCCTTTTGGCCGCTGACTCCAATTTCGCCCACCAGGCGACACTCAGCAGATGGAGGAACAAGCCTGGGCAGGGCATAGTTCCCATCGAACCTCTCCACGATTTTAATTGGAGAGCAGAGAAGCCGAAACAGTTGCGACCTTTCAAGCCAACTTATAACATCACAATGGGTACGTTTGAAGGTAATGGGTCTGAAAAGCCAACGCTGCTGACCATATCTTGTCCAAATAGGCATACAAGCGGATGACCTGTCCGAACTAATCACCGTTGACCAAGATTACCTAGACCGAGTGACCACTCGCCGTTCTATTGTTGTTAACTACAAGAACACGGTGCATGGCTGTCTTCCAGGTGGTGAGGTCGCTGTGAAGGAACTTTATTCATACCTTCTCGAACATCACCTACCAACTCGTTTTCCATCCATGTTCAAAACCACCGGAAAGGGCTCCTTTCAGAACACGGTCACCGGCGCAACATTTCCACTAAGCCACCCTTCTGACCCTGAAATTTGCTTGCGGACGCTTGCAGAAACGGTCGAGGAAGACATATTCCTCTTGAAGGAGACGGACACTACGCACGTTTGCTTGGCTTTTGCATGTTGCTTCCCCACCGGTTTCGATCCATCAACTAAGTTAGGCCAAGATTTGAAGGGGATTCATGATCCGGTTCCATCATATGACAAGATTGGACCGAGCATGGAGCGATTTTTCCGAAAGCTGCAAGTAGGCAAGAGTGTCAAGCGCATGAACGTAAGTATCAACATGGTAGCTGCTTGAGGTGAGGGCTATTACTGACTCTACTGTAGTGGGTGGTTCAAACACATGGAGACCTCATCAACACTTCAGGAAATCACATCAAAGACGGTGATGACTTCGTTGCAGACGAAGAGGTAGACTGCTCTAAGGCAAGTTACCTCGCTTTCCTTGACAAAACCATCACTGACATTATCATCTTTTAGGCTCATTTGCGTATCGAGCTTCAGACACTCACGCGACTTCCCCAAACGCGATTCGTCCTGTTTTGCTTCAAGACCTACCTCTATCCGCTAAAGGATGTCAAAGAGGAGGGTTCAGGACAGGCCCTTGCAGATGCCATCGAAGGATTGAAGACAGGAAATGCCCCCGGCATGTTCAAGTACAAAAGTGCGGTTCGCTGGGGCAAGAGTGTTGCGGAATATCTCCGAGCGTAGTGTCTCTTGACATTAATTCTATTCATTCTTCGGGACGCGAGTTAAGAACCTGTTGCTCGATTTATATCGTGTAAATCAGTGGTTGCGGATACTTGAATATCGTAGACAACCGCATAGTTCAAGCCCCGATAAGCATCCCTACCCGGTAGCTACAACTTTCAAGACCATTGCGACGCCAAAGTCCAGCCCCATCTTCTCCCGGTTCCACCATCGCGCATCGCAACAAACAGTTGCGCTTCACGCCAGAGGTATCATCCAAATTTATACCTAGTAGCCATCAATATGGATCGAGTCAATGTCACAAACCTGAGCGGGATCGCTGTAAGTTTACTATCGAGCGGCAGCTGACTTGAACCTGCATTATCAATCGCTCGCGCTCTTGCGCAGGATGCATTCGGCTGCCCATCACTCCTCTTTGTATCAACCTCGTTGTCGTCAAAACGTATCGTGCAGTATCTAACCGATTCCTTCAATCTACCCAGTGCACCAATTGTCGACAAAAGAAGGTAGCTAAACCCCTGCATAATTTTATCCATCCATGCCTTCTCTCGGGCCTGAAGGCAACGACTACAAACCATCCGTGGCTAACCTCACATCCATGTTTGCCAACTTCAGATCCGTTGCACTCGTCAATTACCTTGTTGTGAAAACTGCAGGATCAATGCCATTCAATGTGATTATCCTCACAGAAAAATGAGGATGAGGCGACCGAGAAGACCTCAACCCAAAAAGTCGGAAGAGCAGCACGGTTTGAGCATATATGTGTAAAGCTGACAACGTCTTCAGAGCCGAGGATGCCACTTTGTCACGAATTCTTGAGCGCCTTGATCGAATCGAGAAACAGCCTTCAGCCGCACGGGGTGTATCCAGTGATTCCAGTCCTTCATCTGAGGGGGGAGTTTGCGATCAGCCCCCAGAGGAGACAACAGGGCGTCCTTCAACTCAAAGCCCTAGCTTTGGGACACGTGCTGATGCCGCATATTCTTCGAATAACGAGGCATTCGTTTCTGAAAACACCGAAGTGTCCAATGTTGCGCCACCGACTCCTTGGATCAGCAATTCGCTTAATGACCCAGACCCAAGTGAAGAAGACGCCTGGAAGCATATGGAAAATACCTCTATACTTGAAATGGCTATCAAACAGGTTCAAGCTCGCAGAAAAGCTGGAGCAAGAAGtgcgcatcgcatcgccaCAGAAGGAGTATCAATTCCACCAGAACTAGCGAGGACCTGGATGCAAAGTCAGTGATAGACCCAGCTGTGGGGCTATGATGCTAATTACTTGCCTAGACTACTTTGCGCACATGTCCGCCGAgctcttcttgaccttggtcgATAGAAGGCTTCTTGAAATGATGCCTGACTTGGTCACCATGCGCCATGTTCACTTGGATGCCTGCATGCTCCTTATCTACTACGCCATACTCTGGCAGGGCTGCTTCTTGCCTGGCAAACGCTTATTCATAGGCCCCGACAGAAAGTACGCAAGGCAACTTTATCTCTGTTGTTTGCGCATCATACCGAGTTGGCAGAGAGAGTCAGCTGGGAGTGTGACGGACCTCGTTGCTGCCCTGTACATGGTATGTTGGCCGACGCCTGGCAAACTTTCTTTCCTGCAACAGTAGTCGTTAATACGCAAAATATTAGATGCGAACTGCTGCAGAAAGCTTCGACTTTGAGACGGCCTTGGAAATGCACAATTTGGCTTGCGAATACGCCGAAGGCCTAGAGATGCATAACCTCGACCGAGACAGCCACTCGTCACCCGATAAGCCCCCTTCAACTGATGATGACCGCAAAGGCATGTGGGAGCTGATTCAGATGGACCTCTTTTACAGATTGATATACAATAAGCCAGCAGCATTCTCATCGAGCATTCAAGACTGGCGAGTCAATTTACCATGGCTGTCCGTCGACTCACCCCCAGACGACAACGCACCTGTACCCACCATGACCTTCATACTACGAAGCCGACTGGCTTTGATTCTTGCGTCATTCTTCCAGTTATtggatgacgaagaagacAGAGTGGACACCGTGGATGCGGTTGAGCCTCTGTGCCAGCAAATTGAAGACGTATTTCAAGACTGGAAACTGGTTCGTGACCTAGTTAAGGCCCAAAAAGTTAGTGACTGACTAAATTTTACACTAGCATGAATGGATTcaagccttgaggaacgatCATGTATATACGTGGATTCTCGTTGACCTTGCGCTGGCCGGATACACATCCATCCTCTTCATGTTGCGGAAAGCGATGGACATTGACCTTAGCTCCGTCGGCGATCCGTCAACCGCTCAACTCATTCCCCTGACAGAAACAGCATTGCGAGCCTCGCGTCGAATCTTGGAGCTCATGTATCACATGCTTCATGAGGTGAAGCAGCCTGGACTCGAGACTCTCTCTCTTGTTCTTGGAACTTTCCGAGCCCATCTTGCATATTCATTTGTCGCAAATTATATCACCTCGTCTCCGAACCCTAGAGCATTGAGGTCGGATTTTGAGTTGCTGGAGCGTGTTGCTAGCTGTGTTGAGACGGTGgcaaaggaagagaaggattTTACACCCTTGGCGCGGGCCCTTGTTTATGTCCATACCGATGTGAAGAAGCGGAGCCTACGCTAAACCCAGCGCCCATGCCAATGAGCTCTGAACTAGCTCTTTACAAGAGGAATCAGGAGAATGTCGTGGATACTTGCTGACAAGTTCGTGGGCAAAGTTAGGCAAGCCCGCGGGCATTTATTTACGGAGGACTACTATGTAACTTTGAACAGAAGATGTATCTACAAAAGCTTGTAAAGATTGTCGGATGACAAGTTGTCAACCAGAGTTCGCTTAGTACCAcgatctcctcctcaggTACACCGGCTGTCGAGCCGCGCGTCGAGTCATTCCACGCTTGCACTTGGTCGCAACAGGAGTCGGGGTGGGAGCAGCCGGAGTAGTCGAGTTGCTGGAACCAGAAGCGAAAATCTTCTCGGCGGCGTGCTCAGCAGtgatcatgatgatggactGGGTGTTGCCAGTGGGCAGGTCAGGGTGGATAGATGCGTCAACGACAAACAGGTTGTCAGTGCCGTAcaccttggtgttgaggtccACGACGCTGGTGCCGTTGCCGCTTCGGCCGTCGTCGACTCCCATCTTGGCACTTCCGACCCAGTGGTCTCCGCTGATCATCTTGGAAGCGATGATTTCCTCGGGAGTGGCACCGGGGGTGACGTAAGAGAGGGTCGAGTTGCTGCCGCTGGTGAGATCCAGCCACCACTGGACAAAGTCGGACATGGCCTTGCGATCCTCCTGGTCGATAAGCCagggcttggtgttgaggacagTGTTGCCGGCAGCAGTGATACCGAGCTCACCGACGGTGGTGGTTCCGTGGGTCAAGAAGGTACGGACAGTGATGACGCCAGAGGCCATGGCACTGGCTGTGCCCTGGAGGTAACGAACACGGCCGTCAGCACCCTTAGCCGAAGTCCAAAGATGCATGCGCTGAGCAGCTTGAGTGATGGGACCAGATCCCTGGTAGTACAGGTCCAGGTCAGACTCAATGGGGTTGGTGGCGATGCCGTTGAAGTTGTAGGCAGAGAAGTTGGTCTTGGCGTTGAACTGAAGCATGACCTGGGCGTGGTCTTGAAGGTGGTGGCCAACAGGAAGGTCAATCCAGCTGGACTCGGCGGGAAGAGTCACACCAGTTCGGGAAGCACCCTGCTTGACAATGGCCAGGGCATCAGACTTGCCGATACCTGCGTTCCAGAGAAGCCGAGGGGTAGACATGGCACCAGCAGCGAGGATAACCTTGCCACCCTTGTTGACCTTGATGATCTGTCGGCTGCCGTCGGCGGCCTGTGTGAGGACACCAGTAATTTGGCTGCCAGTTCGGAGGGGCTGAACGACCTTGGTCTCAAGCTTGAGAGTGAAGTTGGGGAGGTCCTGGGCAAAAGGCATGTAGGTGCGAGCAGGGCCAGCACGCTTGTTGTCCTTGATGGACCAAGATGGGCGGGAGTAGATGTTGTGCTTGTTGTTAGGCTCCTCAATCGAGTCAATCTCGGACCATCCCTTGGAGTCAAGGAAGCTTTGAAGGACCTTGTAAGCGTGGTCATTGTAGTACTTGCCGTCCGCAGAAGGCTTGGTGGTGCCGGGGTTGCGCTCATACAGACGCGAAGCAGCCTCCGCAACGTCTTTCCACTGCCATCCCAAGGGCCAACGCTGCCAGTCATGCTCCGGAGGGTGGATGAAGTTGAGTCCATTGATAGATGAGGAGCCTCCCAGGAGACAACCGGCAGTGGAGGCAGTGTCGCTGCAGAACTTGGTGCCAGAGAGA comes from Fusarium falciforme chromosome 11, complete sequence and encodes:
- a CDS encoding Putative NADP-dependent oxidoreductase YfmJ, coding for MLGTTLSVVLAERPTGNIIPGQTFKQKSLPSQTEDDLKAGEILVKTLYLGLEPAMRAWLMDVDTYFPAVKIGEVMRGFVLARVIASKNSQIEVGDTVLSDQVGWREEAILKEEQFQKAPELGPGSEITDLLGIYHWTGLTAYFGLNKIGQPKPGETVVISGAAGATGSVAGQIAKIAGARVVGIVGSDEKCEWIKELGFDVALNYKDPDFKSQFEEATPDLIDVFFDNVGGEILDLALSRANLFSRFVMSGAISQYNSASPTGPKNLVWALQGFIVVDYAGEFDDARRQIAQWIADGKIRTRATVIDGGLKVAEEALRGLFSGTNTGKLLVRF
- a CDS encoding GMC-OxRdtase-N domain-containing protein codes for the protein MRFNLSSMAALLGLAGTTTAQLRTTPHTDPNTGIDFQQYLSASYSFGIALPETVGSDFIGQMVIPTTGTNKEGWGAVSLRGGMLRGLLFVAWADGEDIITSFRLAGSYANPDVYTETEVKALPIANGTFINSTHISYTFLCEGCLVEGKTSINTESPVLGWAISETNPTDPSDPASALSYHAAGFGQFGVDVDAAKSAKYAQWASWAAETVPAPDPGNGGGNGTIPGNGTFPLPTTSNQTYDAIVVGGGPAGIIAAERLAEKGISVLLIERGPANTVALGNAAQALPWNDTLTPYDVPALGSSMTSLSGTKFCSDTASTAGCLLGGSSSINGLNFIHPPEHDWQRWPLGWQWKDVAEAASRLYERNPGTTKPSADGKYYNDHAYKVLQSFLDSKGWSEIDSIEEPNNKHNIYSRPSWSIKDNKRAGPARTYMPFAQDLPNFTLKLETKVVQPLRTGSQITGVLTQAADGSRQIIKVNKGGKVILAAGAMSTPRLLWNAGIGKSDALAIVKQGASRTGVTLPAESSWIDLPVGHHLQDHAQVMLQFNAKTNFSAYNFNGIATNPIESDLDLYYQGSGPITQAAQRMHLWTSAKGADGRVRYLQGTASAMASGVITVRTFLTHGTTTVGELGITAAGNTVLNTKPWLIDQEDRKAMSDFVQWWLDLTSGSNSTLSYVTPGATPEEIIASKMISGDHWVGSAKMGVDDGRSGNGTSVVDLNTKVYGTDNLFVVDASIHPDLPTGNTQSIIMITAEHAAEKIFASGSSNSTTPAAPTPTPVATKCKRGMTRRAARQPVYLRRRSWY